CTGCTTCAGATTACTGGACAATAAGCACTCAGGATCTCACAAGAAATAACAGCGAAGGAGACATTGTGTTTGAAATCAATTAAATTTATCAAATAATAATGAATTACCCCCCAGCCCGCTATTTTGGTCATCTCATACGGATGCAATCCATTTACTCTTGTCGACTGTACCTATTGTACTCCGATAACGCGTCTACCTCCTCTTTAAAATACAGCATGTTACTCTTTGTTTTCCTTTCGAGGTCTTTCTTATCTTTCTGTATCGCTTCAGCTGCATCTTGCCCATCACAGCATATCAATCATGCTGGGAGGCACTCAGATGCAACCCATGACTTTCTAGTAAGTTGAACGGATCTTTTGGAGAGTCAAATACGGATATCAGTTTCAGAACGAAACGAGCTGCATGATGGCGCAGTCGCGTAAGCACTACGCTTCATTGTGTAAAGTCATGTCTTGAGTATCATCGATCCACCGAGTGTGCAATGGCGGTCGAATTAGCACTCTGACAAGAACCATTGCCAGTGTTATTGTCTCAAAAGGACAGGGCAAACTTCGAGTCATCTTCAAAGGGTGACAGCACCCAATGGTAGAATTTTCGTTTTGTCGCCGAGAAACTTCGCGCGATACTCGATAATACCGCTGCTGATGGCATCGAAATCCTTCACCTTGCGTTCGCGAAAGTCTGTAAGCAATTTGCGAAGTCCTTCAACGTACTGATCATGTTGATCTGCCTCGCAGTTGCCATAAGCACCAAGTTGAAGGAGAATTTGATCATCTATTGCCGCTCGGCATGTTAGCGTTCCCTCCACTGGCATGCGCCCTCGCTTGTTTATGGTTGTGTGTTCGTGGATCATGATGGCACGTACCCGGAACCTGCATGTTTTCGAAATGCTGGAATTGGCACTCGCTGCCTTTACGGCAAGCTCCTTCAATAAGCTGATCAGGGCATACTTCCCTTGCTACGTCGATCTTATTGCTGTAGGTCAAAGAGCGTAACCCCCCGGCCACCGAGCCGCTGTACTGAGGATGAAAGCGATAAGCCCTAAAGTATTGAAGGGGCGTCTCATATGGGACGAATGTGGTTTTGTCGATTTTCTCACCAACTCGCGGTGCCTTTTGGACCTCAGCCTGTAAGGAGTTAGCTTTGCAACCCAAGAACAGACCAAGTTTGTCTACTTCTCGATGCGTTTCAGATTCCGTATCTCCATCCCCGAGTGAGATCGGTTGAGTGATTGGAGTTGTTGTTGCCATGCCCTGCATGTCAGTATCACTTGTTTCCAGCACTCCATGATCGAGTGGTGCATGAGGGGGCGAAGAATGCCGGGAAACAGGGGACTGCGGGTCTGGTAGACGAACGCCGACATGCGTTGGCTCGTAGTCATCGgtatcttcctcctcgctcGAAGTATCGTCCTCTTCCATTGCCACATCTTCTTCGGCCTCTTCAGCTCCATTCATGGCAGGATCGCCATATGTGCCAGCTGTATCGTGTGTGGTGGAAGATCTTGTCGCCAATGCAGAGAGGCTACCGGGTACAGCAGCCTCTTTTGTCCTAcgatcctcaagctcttgcaGTTCACCTTGAGGAGGTTCGTCTATCATTTCCTTGTCAAGAGTCGGCTCAATGCTCGAGGCTTCGTCCATCGAGGCGTCTGGCTCAACCTCATCGCAAGAGAGTTTCGCTTTTTCGTTCTCTGCAAGTTTAGTTAATGTTTCTTTCGAGTTTGTCTCTAGAGAGGCACTCCGAGCTAATTCAAGATCAGCATAGAACACGTACAGAATCAATTATGCTAACCATTTGTCGCCATATCTAAGCCGTCCCTCTGGAAATTCTCCAGCTCAGACTCGTTCGGCGTTGACGGGTTCAACTCATTTTCTGCAGCATCTTCCTTCAAccgctcttcttcagccaagCTCTTCTGAATCTCGTTCTCGAGTCTAGCGGCTTCGGAGTATAGATGCTTGAGTTGCTCGGCTTGTGCCTTTCGCCGAGCCTCAACAATAGACAGGCGTTCGCTGGCAACTCGAGCGCGCAGCGAAGATCTTGCTGTCACTGATTGGTCTCTTGCTTTAGGCAACTTGGTAATAGCGTGTGGAGAACTGTGCACACTTGACGCCGGGCTACCTTGAGCCATTTCAGCATTTGTCGATAGAGCACGCCTTACAGCAGGTGCTGGCGGGGTCGGAATGTCGACGCTACCCTCTTTTGAAGGCGATCCAGACTGAGGCAAAGGTGAATTATTGCCGGACTGTTTGGCCTTCTTACGAGCCTCGGCCTCGGCAATTTTTCGTTTCATATCCTCAATCTTTTTGTTCATACTCTTCAGATCATACATGCTATTAGCATTTGTGGCGGGAGTCCCTGCAGTCTTTGGACTGGATGCAGCACGATGTGACGCACTGTCTGGCAGAGCTGGATGGTCACGGAAAGACGCTGTTCTTGGACCGGGCGTCATAGGCTGCTGTATTGACGAAGGCCGTAACTCAGGAGAATCAATTTCCATCTCagcgtcgtcttcatcgtcgctcACATCGATTAGGAATGGACGAGACTCTCGAGTCTGGCCAAACGGGCGCTTGTGGGAAATGGCCGTGGAGTTCTCGTTCAACTCCGCTGCAACAGGTCGTTTTCGCTGATGAGGAACAGGAGATGGTGCGTTTGACGACAGGAATAAGCCAGGAATAGAAGGTGCAGTTGCTGGATCCGTAACGTCAGCGTTGGCTTCTGTTTGCTCATCAATATTCACAGAATCAGCACGCGCAAGACTTTGCGACCTGCTGGTTTCAGTTACTGGCGGAGGTAAGTGAGGCTCTGAGGGTGTATGAGCTTTGGGTGCCGCCTTCGCGTTTGCCTCCCGTGCTTTTATTAATGCCTCCATCTTTTGCTGGATCAGCCTCGACTTCTCCGATTGACTCTTAGTCTTGTCTGTTTTCGCGTTGCTTGGCAATAATGACATCGGATGTGAAGGCTTAACGATATCAGTGTCTCCAGCGGTTGCTTTGGAGCCTTTGGCAGCCAATAAACGGGCAATGCGGTCTTTCCGTTCTTCTGACTTGTCTTTCGTCTGCTCCACGCCCTTAAGCCCAGCGGCGGCCGTGCTTGTTGCCGTTGAAGCACTCTCTTGACCAAGGGCATTACTTGGTACTTCAGCAACTTTTGCCATCGACGGGCGttttgcttctccttggaTTTCGGTATTGGCCTCCAAGTCGAGGCCCATTTCCCCAAAAAGGTCATCCAGCAGTGCCCGATCAATTCCTTCTTCGATATAGTTGTGATATCGAACATTGAGTGGCCAGAGGTGTAAAATAGCCTTTCCAGCCCTTTTCTTATATTCCGAGATAATTGCATCTATATGGCTTGTGCCAggccttgggcttgagctGTACTCGCCTCCATTAGCATTTGTAGTCTTCATGGCTGTTCCTGATTCCGTCATTGCAAGGCCATTAGCAATGCTTGAGTTATCTGGTCGAATTAGCATCACCACAAAGTACCAAGCAATTAGACATACGCGTGTTTGACCTGGCGTTTTCCGAGCCGTTGGATTCTATTTCACGGGGGAGAAGGTACGGCGAGTACGAGCCGGAACGTTCGCGACCGGGCTGCTTTGAGTTCGAAGCTCGTTTCTCGCCATCGTGGTTGTTTCGCAGGTTCTCGGTCATGTGTTGCTTGGCAGCTGTAGAACCTGGCGGCTGAGGGCCATTATTTTCGGCAGCGGGACCATCTATCCCGTTGGGTTCATATATATCTTCGAGTTCGCCTTCGCTGAGCTCACCGTCTTCCATTGTATCCACATCCATTGCCATAGTCGACCACGAGTTGTATGTTATCGAATGGCTGGATGCGTTGTTGTAATCGGGTTTTGTGGTCACACCCGTTGTCATGGCACCGGTCGAGTCTATCTGAACATCGGGAATTTTCTGAGGTAATGTTGGTTGCCAGTTCGCAGTGTCCTGCGAATATCTCATTCCTAAACCTGGAATGGCAGTCTGATTATACTCATACGCTTCCGCAACTCCCTGGCCGTGAGTCGGTTGAGTCGCAGCTGCGTCGTTGTGATAAAAAGTAGGATTATATGGTTCGTTTGCTGAGTACGCGTAGGGCTGCGAGGTTTGGTAGCCCTGAGCCGCATGGCCATACACGTACCGGCTCATTTGTGATGATAATTCCAAGT
The window above is part of the Fusarium musae strain F31 chromosome 6, whole genome shotgun sequence genome. Proteins encoded here:
- a CDS encoding hypothetical protein (EggNog:ENOG41), which translates into the protein MSRYVYGHAAQGYQTSQPYAYSANEPYNPTFYHNDAAATQPTHGQGVAEAYEYNQTAIPGLGMRYSQDTANWQPTLPQKIPDVQIDSTGAMTTGVTTKPDYNNASSHSITYNSWSTMAMDVDTMEDGELSEGELEDIYEPNGIDGPAAENNGPQPPGSTAAKQHMTENLRNNHDGEKRASNSKQPGRERSGSYSPYLLPREIESNGSENARSNTHNSSIANGLAMTESGTAMKTTNANGGEYSSSPRPGTSHIDAIISEYKKRAGKAILHLWPLNVRYHNYIEEGIDRALLDDLFGEMGLDLEANTEIQGEAKRPSMAKVAEVPSNALGQESASTATSTAAAGLKGVEQTKDKSEERKDRIARLLAAKGSKATAGDTDIVKPSHPMSLLPSNAKTDKTKSQSEKSRLIQQKMEALIKAREANAKAAPKAHTPSEPHLPPPVTETSRSQSLARADSVNIDEQTEANADVTDPATAPSIPGLFLSSNAPSPVPHQRKRPVAAELNENSTAISHKRPFGQTRESRPFLIDVSDDEDDAEMEIDSPELRPSSIQQPMTPGPRTASFRDHPALPDSASHRAASSPKTAGTPATNANSMYDLKSMNKKIEDMKRKIAEAEARKKAKQSGNNSPLPQSGSPSKEGSVDIPTPPAPAVRRALSTNAEMAQGSPASSVHSSPHAITKLPKARDQSVTARSSLRARVASERLSIVEARRKAQAEQLKHLYSEAARLENEIQKSLAEEERLKEDAAENELNPSTPNESELENFQRDGLDMATNARSASLETNSKETLTKLAENEKAKLSCDEVEPDASMDEASSIEPTLDKEMIDEPPQGELQELEDRRTKEAAVPGSLSALATRSSTTHDTAGTYGDPAMNGAEEAEEDVAMEEDDTSSEEEDTDDYEPTHVGVRLPDPQSPVSRHSSPPHAPLDHGVLETSDTDMQGMATTTPITQPISLGDGDTESETHREVDKLGLFLGCKANSLQAEVQKAPRVGEKIDKTTFVPYETPLQYFRAYRFHPQYSGSVAGGLRSLTYSNKIDVAREVCPDQLIEGACRKGSECQFQHFENMQVPDDQILLQLGAYGNCEADQHDQYVEGLRKLLTDFRERKVKDFDAISSGIIEYRAKFLGDKTKILPLGAVTL